The Martelella sp. AD-3 genome includes a region encoding these proteins:
- a CDS encoding outer membrane protein assembly factor BamE, translated as MRRDYFDFRPVRPAAAGALVAVALFTAGCSTSDVIGTKDVFYQGYVVDEERLQLVKEGSSREQVVLTLGQPSTTATFDNEVLFYISQRKERRFEFQKPRLVNQEILAVYFNSNGRVDKIARYTLEDGKVVDMVSDTTPTGGKDITFIQQILQGTGASAARDFFATNGGAIQ; from the coding sequence ATGCGCCGAGACTATTTTGATTTCAGACCGGTTCGTCCGGCTGCCGCGGGCGCGCTCGTCGCCGTCGCGCTCTTTACCGCAGGGTGCTCGACCTCCGACGTGATCGGCACCAAGGATGTCTTCTATCAGGGTTATGTGGTCGACGAGGAGCGGCTGCAGCTTGTGAAGGAAGGGTCGAGCCGCGAGCAGGTCGTGCTGACGCTCGGCCAGCCGTCAACGACGGCGACCTTCGACAACGAGGTCCTGTTCTACATCTCGCAGCGCAAGGAGCGCCGTTTCGAGTTCCAGAAGCCGCGCCTCGTCAATCAGGAAATCCTGGCAGTCTACTTCAACAGCAATGGCCGCGTCGACAAGATCGCCCGCTATACGCTCGAAGACGGCAAGGTTGTCGACATGGTCTCCGATACGACGCCGACCGGGGGCAAGGACATCACCTTCATCCAGCAGATCCTGCAGGGCACCGGCGCCAGCGCCGCCCGCGACTTCTTCGCCACCAATGGCGGGGCGATCCAGTAG